TCCTCTCATGCATCACCCAGCCTGCATCTAATCTggtattttttctctctgagagTTTCCTGTGAGCTATGGAAAGGAAAGTTCCTTGAGGTTTACACTGAGTAGATACCCTATACACAGAATAACATTGATTTATGAACGGACAAAAGTAATTAAAGAAAGAGTTCCTGCCTTGAATATTATCATTTGCTTTCACATTTATGCTATAGAACAAAATGGACTGTCAAGCAAAAATCACATTAGGAAAGTTGCTCATTATTTATAATGTGTCAATGCAAATGTGCATGAATTGCATTTCGTGTCttttagaaaaacagtttttatatgtcatctttttttttttttcaaatagatGGTAAGGACACACCCTTTTAATATTGGAGAGGACTGgtctatttttccctttcttgcaCATGGaactttcattaaaattaagataaaaatgAGTCATGCTCCTCTTTGCACTGGAAATAATTGCTACTGCTATGAAGTGTGCTTTGCAGTTGTCATTCTAGTCTGGAGTTGcaactgctttttctctcttgagGGTAAGGTGGTTgcagaagcaaaattaattcaCATTGCTTTGAAGTGCCCTGTTGTTTCCCAATTCCTCTCTATGCACATGATTATTCTTATTTGtattgatattattattattattattattattattattattaacccTTTCTTCTGCACATTAGTGTTAATGGTATGTTAATTGTGCTAGATACCCTTCAAAAACATGTTGTATTGCTATTTTTGAGAAGGCTGAAGATTTGGCTCACGCCTCAGCCCAAAGAGGGAAAGTATGAAAAAGGTGATTGAAAGTGGCAGTGCTTTTTCTGAATGAACTGGTACCTGTTACTTCTTGTGGGTTTGATTTGAAAGCATtatacttgaaaataaataatttccaggTCTTCTGTGAAGCATTAAGTCtaaatttttaacttttttttttcttttcttttgataaCAGAATTCAATGTAAGTTGCAGATATGGAGGAGTTTTTCATGTTGAAAAAAATGGTCGCTACAGTCTCACACGATCTGAAGCAGTTGaactctgcagagctctcaaCAGTACCTTGGCAACACTagagcagctgaagaaagcTCACGAGCTTGGATTTGAAACTTGCAGGTAAAGAAACTCTTGAAAAATATAGTATGATGAGATATATAGTATAGATGAAAGATAGTGTATCATGACACTGCTAGTGTAGTCATTACATTTGACTTACTGTAGATGCTATGATTAGccaaataaattatattctataatgaaaaaaaaaatctttgtgcaTGTGTATGTTTGCTCTGAGTCCAGTAATAAGTAGGTCCTTGATGAATATAGttttttgccatttatttttttaaagaaatcacaACCTCACACAGATAAAGTATAAAGGTAACAAAAGATTGACagtataataaattaattaggAAGATGTTCAGATACTAGTGTGTCACTGAACAATTGGTAAGATAAGCATGTGGAAAGTAAGGGCCCAGTGTGAGGTCAAAGGCTGAGGATGGTGTCTGTGGTGTATGGAACTCAGTCTTGCCAAGGAGCAGTAAAAAGCAGCAGGTGGTACTGTGAGGGGTGAACTCTTGACATCCCAGTGAAAAAATGGCCACAGCTCTAGTGCATTCTTGTAATCTGTGAATGGAGATGCTTCAGATGACAGCTACAGCAGTTATTAAGAATCCCAAAACCCTGTTGTCAAGTGACCTTATTACTTGCTGTAATTAATGATATATAGGGCAACAAATGTGGATGATATAGACTCCCCAGTTTCTCAAAAAATAACTAGACCAAGAGACTAGAAGTTACAGAAAACTTTTAattcaaaaaaattaagtgaataaaaatatgttaGGCTGGACAATCCaaattttctcagtgtttcctCATAGCAGAGGTGCTTCGTCCCTCTGATTAACTTCATGACCCTACTCTGgactccaacaggtccatgaCCTTCTTGTGCTGGGcactccagagctggacacagcacttcaggtggggtctcagcaaaacagagcagagagggggaatctcctcccttgacctgctgccCACGCAGCTTGGGACAGCCCAGGATGagtttggctctctgggctgcgagcaggcactgctggcttgtgtccagcctctcatccagcAGTACCCCCAGGTTTTTCTGGGCAGGCTGCTCTCAGTGTGTTTATACCCCAGCTGATATTGGTACCCTGCTTCCATCACCTAtgcatttccttcctgtgctttAGTCCCAAAACAGCTGTGCTGGTCTCTTGGCTTGGTTTCCTGATTTGTTAAACTGGTATCAAGAGCTCTTGCACTCTATGGAAGGAATCCTTGAAGACCATCTCTGCCATCTCTGTTCTGCACCCTTGTCCCTGAGGGAGTTTCCCAGGAGAGCCTCTTGACTACCTCCTTGAGGTGCTGGCAGTTTACTTCCCTAAAATTCAGGGTTTTGAATTTACTCTTCTCCTCACCTATTTCTCTCAGGACTTCAAACTCCACCACTGCATGatcactgcagcccaggagaTTCATGGTGGCGCACCATTATgcagtttaaataaatttcagcacattttcaattttattgCAGTCTAACttaaacagaaaacatggaGAAATTGAATTTATCTTCTAACTGACACAGAAACATTCAGTGGATATTTCTCCAAAATTTTAAGACTTTTGCTCTGATACTATGAGAAATAGTACTGACATCTGTACTAGTTGCAACTACTTCCTGTTCTGGCATGTTCATTTCACAAGTATTATTGTGGTGGAATATGCGAACAGAGAATTCTTAGAGGATTCTTCCATCAGAAGtggaaatttaaaattgtaCCACAGTGGTAATTTAAAATTGTACCACATAAAGACTAGAAATAGTTCTTTACTCTGAGGGGAAAGTCCTTCATAACGCAGTAGGCATGATCTTTTTCTGACATTAGCACATGAACATATACAGCATTCTGAATTGCCCAGCACTACACAATATTTAGAGACCAAATCCTGTGTAGGGATAGAGATTTCTGTGCAAGCAATTATGAGTATTCTAAACTATGGAAAGTATTTTCTAAAGCTAAAATATGAAGGCAAttgaaagaagaatttttttttttttttttttttttgcgggggaaagctgtaatttttaattaatgttaCAATTCCCTAATTCACAATTTACCCAAGGACGGATTTGGACATGTAAGCCATGTAGATAGgatttcttctgcctttccttctggCCAACCCTCCCACCTTATTACTTTCACTTGTTGATCCTGTGCTGGAAGTAGTCCTCGTCAGTGAGCTTTAGCTCTTATTAAATGTGAGTAGGAGAGGGAAAATACCTGCATATAACCATCCAAATGTGTGTGAATAAGGTGAATCAACAGAACATAACACAAGTAGATCAATAATGGTTTGTAAAGTGTCAGCATTGTAAGCTTAGTTGGGAGTGTGAGTAAAGTAATTTATAATTCCACCTACAGGAGTTTCAGAATTGCACGTATCTGCACATTAGACATGAAACTGGAATGATGTTCTTAGATAAAAAACTGCAAAGCTGTGACATTTACTCCTCCCTGATAAATCATTCCTCTCAAGAAgtaaagcaaaacccaaaccaaactcCAGTTCTTGTTACCATTACATCACATCTCCAGTTAAATACATTGGAATCAATCAGGTGTTACAGGATTGCAAAACAGTAATAATGTATTGTACCTTATGTAACCACAGTCTTCACTGAATTATGTGAGCTCGGTGCACAATAACCACACTGTTCAACTGAAAGATACAGTAAGAATTTGTGGATGAATGATTCttgtatttgaattttttacTAGGCCGCCAGTTTTTGCAGATAATGATGTGTATTGCAATCATTCTTTAAACTTGCTCAGGTACCATAAATTGAGCCCTCAACATTTCTCTGTGAAATGTTTCGGTGTGTTATGTCAAAGCAATGAAAATGGGAATCCCTAAAGAATGGGAATTTAGTGTCAGGTAATACAAACTCACACTGAACAAAAAGTGCACTCGCTTCCCTCACTTCCACTCCCTTGCTCTGGAACTGGTCACCGTAGCTAGCTAATAAGCTGCATATTTAATTTAGATGGGTTTAGGTCtagaaattaaacacaaaattatGTTGAGTGATGGGAGACTGGTGTAGCTGCATGTGAGAAAGgaacactgaaatgaaaaaggaacaacaaagcagcaaaagagTATGAATAAATGCGTgcacctttaaaaaataatggctTCTTTGCAGCTTCTTAATGTTTGAGGTGACATCTGCTATAGTAAGTAATATGTTTTATTTACCTCTGTTCTTCATAGGTATGGTTTTGTGGTGGGGCATATTGTTATCCCACGGATCAATCCCTATCATCTTTGTGCAGCAAATAACACTGGCATTTACAAACTTTCAACAAATACAACTGCTCGGTATGATGCATATTGTTACAATGCAACAGGTAAGGAGATGATTTTCTGATGCATTTTAGAAACAGATTAACTAAAAATAACATATATAATCTCCTATTTAAGGTACTGGGATGAGGGCTTATATAATAAACATAGCCTGGTTTTTAGCTagagaagaaatacattttgtcAGCCTCTAGAAGTGTATCTGTCATCTCATCAACGACCATTTTGTTATCAGTGTGTTTGGAACTAAATCACTTTTCTGGCCTTGGGACAAACTTTGCAGCTTCAGAATAGTTCATTATAATGGCTTAGTGAAGTGAACCATTGCAGCAGTGAATCTGAAAGACATAACTGTTGTCAGCCCTGGAACTCAGCTCTTCTGTTCATGCAGACATGAGCTTTACAGCCAAGAGCAGTTTTTTGTGTTCTGGGAGTGGctgccacctgcagcagctccaaggcCTGCAATGGCCGTCCCAGGCCCAtggacactgctctgctgctgctctgctgtttgcagaTTCATTCAGTATTTGCTCAGGCATATCTCCATTTAAACATGAGGCAGCTGAACAGCAATGTGTGTCAGCAGCAGACCGCTTTCATCTAAGGTTTTGGACTTTTTAATAGTTGGAGGTATTATAGCAAATTATTAGGAAAGTGTGTATAGTCTGTGACAGATGCTGAACATACTGTTTGACAATAAAATCTAAAGTAACTTCAAGGATCTTGAATTTCAGTAGATTGTGACATTCGTAGTGGAAGTAGAGATTTCTTACAGAAAGCTGTAGGAAAAGTTCATAGTTGATTTGGGTgcagtgatattttttattttgttcttggTAGTGATAAATGAAAAATCTCTGCAGTGGTGTAGCATCATGTGAGTTGCCGTTGTGTGTCACTCACAGATGACTACAGTGGTGATGTCCATCCCCTCCAGATCTGTATAACTCCTCCCAAGTATTATTCCCTGCCAGCATTATGAGCAGGTAGCCCATACACCAGCCCCAAGTGGGGCACTTCAGcccacaggagccagcagtgctcaccagagcagggcacacGCTGCCTCTCTCGAGCCCtctggggaggggacagtgtCTTGCCAGCTAAAAATGATTAGAGTTGCCACTGCCACAATGACAGTGGGTCTGACTGCATTAAAACTGTGTCATAAGGCTGTTTTAACTGGCATTGAGTGCAGACATTTTCTGGACTGCTTATGGAAATGGAGAATCTCGTTGTTAGCTGACGGAACAATCTCAAAGTGCCCCACCTGGGAAGGTGGTACATCAGTAAATAACATTTGTTTGGAAATTTGCTTTCAGTCCTCCTCATCTGAAGCTGatgttttgtcattttgtaCAATTGATGTAGGCATATGTGTgctttttaatccatttttttcaaattaatgctttctattttccttatttcacagaaacagaggaaaaaacatgtGAGCCAGTTGTAAAAATAGATACTTCCTTACTCGGTAACCAGGATGAAACAGGTACTGTACTGATCAGAAAGACTTGCACTTTCTCAATTTTTAGTGAGTGGTTATCTTATTTTTACATAAACAATCactaatattaaaaatgccaagCCAAACATAAGAAAAAGACGTTAAGAGGTGTTCAATAGAAATTAAAGCAACTAGTTACTTGTCTTCCCCTAAAGCCTATGGAGTTTAGTTTATCTCAGGGTACCAAACATTTTTATATAGATATTTGACATTTTTGGCACCTCAGAGCTGCTAACAACCCTTTAACATGAAGGAATTTGCTTAAGACTGGAACCTTCATACATCTGATTTGAGCTGTTTGTtagaaaagctgctggaagctgaaaAAAGGCtcataataaattatttcttccaaCTCTAAATTCTGATTGACTTTACAAATGCCAAGACATCATATTAAAATCAAGCAGTTTGATAAAAATAAGTGATGCAAGTCAGGCCctacaaatgcaaaaaatatataaattagcATATATGCATTGGACATATTTTAGTGGTGTATTATCTAGGTTAGATAGGAGGGCAAAAATGGGTGAGGTGGTATTAATCCATAGGCATTGTTACAGCTGTGTAGCTCCTTGACATGAATTCTGTTGAATTCCGTTTGCGCAGTCATTGACAATGCAGATGGCTCCCGTTACAACCCGGACGGCACACGTCACACCAGTGGAGAGTCCTCCACCTCAGGGGTGGATGATGAAAATGCAGGTAGTGGATCAACTCATGAGACAACTCCCATGGATGCCTCCATCAGCAGGTCCAGCCCCTCGTATTATGGAAGTCCTACTCCAGTCTCACAGATGCCAGATCATTCTTCTGGAGAAGGTGAAAAAGGAATTCCTGGAAAAGACTATGGTAAGGACAGTAGGTTGACACGAATTTCATGGGGCCCTGCCAAATACAAATGCTGTGttcttttctgcttattttattCAATCTTTTATGTTGCTTGTGTGTCTGAAATCATCAGAGGTCTGAAAGACTCGCTCCCATTGAACATTAGGGATACAGAAATAAGATATAAGTCATTCTCTAAGTACAGTAAAGCTTACTGTGTGACTACAGGCTTTTTATCAAATCATCAATAAGTTACCAGTGAAGGATACCAGTATTTTGCATCACTATCCTCCTATCAATACatactgaaattaattttaaaaaaaagcaagagcattaggattattaaattatttttcactggtACTCATGGCATGTTGTGCTTGTTTTGACATGTAGCTAGCACCATGAAAGGTAAATCCTAAAATTATCTTGCTTAGGAACTAGGATCAGAAACATTCCCCACATTCCCCAAGGTGTGTGCAGTGTATTTCTGTTGGTTGCTGTTACAGCTGTAACTATCTCTGCTTGCATGCATAGTCTAGATTTTTGGACTAAACCTCAGAATATATCTCAGGAGAGCGGAATATGAGTAACTTCACTCATCGCTCTAGAATCCCTGTCCTCATGTCGTACAGGTACAGTGAGATCTTGTATCACATAAACAGATCCTTGCCAGAGTGTTCATTATCACTGTAATACATTCTCCTCTTCAAATGATCTGTTTGGGTGATACCCTTACTGTGTTAGTGAGATAAGCTTATGTGGGGTCTGcacctttcttctctcttggaCCAGTAAATGAAGGAATGGAGCTTGCAGGGTAGAATAGCTGAAGTACTTGTGAGTACTGTATTGCAACTGAGCTTATGAAATAGTAATGATTTATCCATCACCATCCAGATGATGAATTTCCATCTGTATCACCGGACATCTCTTTCGGGACAGTGGCTGGTGATTTCCATGAAGGAGATGATGGACAGTATCCTGCAAGTACTAGTAAGATTTATGTTTCATAATAACTACATTACACATAGATCACATTAAAACTGCTTTCTTCTTCCAGAAGGGCGTTCTGGTAAGTGGTGAAGTATAGAACACCTCAAAAATTGGAAAGACATTAAAATAGACTACTTTCTAGACTGGTTAAGTGGGAAATGAGCTTCACTCTCTGAGACAAGGGGAGCAAAATCATTTACGGTATGTTTGCTGTAATGCTTGTACCTGAGCTCAGAAAGACTGCTGTTTTGCATTTCCCACAGCTGGTTTGTCACGTTATGAGGAATCACAAATTAGTACAACCTATTATCACTTGAAGTCAATTTATTTCTGAGGTAGAAAAGGATCTTTTTGTAGATTCGTTATGTTATTCTAATATATTTGTGGTTGTGAAAGTAGATAATTCATGTCAAAAACCATGGCCTTGCTAACCAAGGCAGTGCTTTATATGGTAGTTCCAACTACCAAGCCATTTGTGCACTGCAAAAACCAATTTCATCCTTGCTGTTGACAATATGcataggaaaaaatatgggTCTGTGGTGGCTCCACAGTCTTTGAGGACCCAAAAGAACAGTAGTAATCTTCTCTTCTTTGTCCTTAAATATCTTTACTGAGTTGGAAAAAATGCTTGTGATGTTTTTATCGAACATGTagtgcacagcagctgcaataAATAAAGAGCTTTTGAAGTCCTCTTCCACATTTTAAAGTGGAAATAACGTACATATGTTCACACTAGTTCTTATGGCTAGAGTGATAAAGATCTTTGCCTCAGAAAATAAAGTGAACCTAAAGGGAGAACATTTTAATTATACAGAGGAAATCTACAGAGGCATGTTGTAGTAAAGATCAAACTGATAGAAATGAAAGTTCCTTCCcactgcctcttttttttttttcccgtcGGGGGAA
This region of Motacilla alba alba isolate MOTALB_02 chromosome 5, Motacilla_alba_V1.0_pri, whole genome shotgun sequence genomic DNA includes:
- the CD44 gene encoding CD44 antigen isoform X13 yields the protein MANFSLWTVFGLCLLKLCLAETEFNVSCRYGGVFHVEKNGRYSLTRSEAVELCRALNSTLATLEQLKKAHELGFETCRYGFVVGHIVIPRINPYHLCAANNTGIYKLSTNTTARYDAYCYNATETEEKTCEPVVKIDTSLLGNQDETVIDNADGSRYNPDGTRHTSGESSTSGVDDENAGSGSTHETTPMDASISRSSPSYYGSPTPVSQMPDHSSGEGEKGIPGKDYDDEFPSVSPDISFGTVAGDFHEGDDGQYPASTIIESVDDADQEKATKEPLMPGTASGREGEPANTTDGFHVHGIPGVFSDIEERFNPLQTSLTTSSTSSAYGNQGPHQGHYESTTSPGETATTKIDSHPRSARVPDWLIIVVALVVLALILAVCIAVNSRRRCGQKKKLVINNGKGAVEDRKTSELNGDISKSQEMVHLVHKEQSNDRTQACDEFLTVNETQNHHEFDMKTGV
- the CD44 gene encoding CD44 antigen isoform X14 — protein: MANFSLWTVFGLCLLKLCLAETEFNVSCRYGGVFHVEKNGRYSLTRSEAVELCRALNSTLATLEQLKKAHELGFETCRYGFVVGHIVIPRINPYHLCAANNTGIYKLSTNTTARYDAYCYNATETEEKTCEPVVKIDTSLLGNQDETVIDNADGSRYNPDGTRHTSGESSTSGVDDENAGSGSTHETTPMDASISRSSPSYYGSPTPVSQMPDHSSGEGEKGIPGKDYDDEFPSVSPDISFGTVAGDFHEGDDGQYPASTSSTSSAYGNQGPHQGHYESTTSPGETATTKIDSHPRSARVPDWLIIVVALVVLALILAVCIAVNSRRRCGQKKKLVINNGKGAVEDRKTSELNGDISKSQEMVHLVHKEQSNDRTQACDEFLTVNETQNHHEFDMKTGV